The following are encoded together in the Limanda limanda chromosome 12, fLimLim1.1, whole genome shotgun sequence genome:
- the LOC133015326 gene encoding histone H4, whose amino-acid sequence MSGRGKGGKGLGKGGAKRHRKVLRDNIQGITKPAIRRLARRGGVKRISGLIYEETRGVLKVFLENVIRDAVTYTEHAKRKTVTAMDVVYALKRQGRTLYGFGG is encoded by the coding sequence ATGTCTGGACGCGGAAAGGGAGGAAAGGGACTCGGTAAAGGAGGCGCAAAGCGTCACCGCAAAGTTCTCCGTGATAACATCCAGGGAATCACCAAGCCCGCCATCCGCCGCCTGGCTCGCCGTGGCGGAGTGAAGCGTATCTCCGGTCTGATCTACGAGGAGACCCGCGGCGTGTTGAAGGTTTTCCTGGAGAACGTGATCCGCGATGCTGTCACCTACACCGAGCACGCCAAGAGGAAGACCGTGACCGCCATGGACGTGGTGTATGCTCTGAAGAGACAGGGCCGCACTCTGTACGGCTTCGGCGGATAA
- the LOC133015323 gene encoding histone H1-like — protein sequence MSEAAPAPAPAAAKVKAVKKKVVKPKAAGPGVSELIVKAVSASKERSGASVSALKKALAAGGYDVEKNNSRVNTTIKKLVVSGTLVQTRGTGATGSFKMSKKVDTKVQKAVKKAAPKAKKPAAKKPAVAKKPKAAKKPAAAKKSPKKVTKPAAAKKVAKSPKKVAKSPKKVAKSPKKMGKKAPAAKKSPAKRVAKPKAMKTAAKKK from the coding sequence ATGTCAGAAGCCGCTCCAGCTCCGGCTCCAGCCGCCGCCAAGGTTAAAGCGGTCAAGAAGAAGGTCGTGAAACCGAAGGCCGCCGGCCCCGGCGTCAGTGAGCTCATCGTGAAAGCCGTGTCCGCGTCCAAGGAGCGCAGTGGCGCGTCAGTGTCCGCCCTCAAGAAGGCTCTGGCTGCCGGAGGCTACGATGTGGAGAAGAACAACTCCCGCGTCAACACCACCATCAAGAAGCTGGTGGTCAGCGGGACCCTGGTCCAGACCAGGGGAACCGGGGCCACGGGCTCGTTCAAGATGAGCAAGAAGGTGGACACCAAGGTCCAGAAGGCGGTGAAGAAGGCCGCTCCCAAAGCGAAGAAGCCCGCCGCCAAGAAACCTGCAGTGGCTAAAAAGCCCAAGGCAGCCAAGAAGCCAGCAGCCGCTAAAAAGTCCCCGAAGAAGGTGACGAAACCAGCAGCGGCCAAGAAGGTGGCGAAGAGCCCGAAGAAGGTGGCGAAGAGCCCCAAGAAAGTGGCAAAGAGCCCCAAGAAGATGGGGAAAAAGGCGCCTGCTGCAAAGAAATCCCCCGCGAAGAGGGTCGCCA